CCCAAGGAGATGGAGCAGGACCCGAGCCTGCGCGAACTCGCCGTCTTCGGCGACCGCCTGCTGGTCGGCACCTCGGGCGGGACGGACCCGGCGAAGTTCGCCGTGATGAACCTGGCGGACCTGTCCGACTACACGCTGGTGCCCACCCGGGGCAAGACCGTCAAGACCTTCGCGGCCGACGCGGAGCGGTTCTACTTCGCCTCCGAGACGGGCGTGCAGGTCTACTCGAAGGCCGACCGGACGATCACCCCGCTGGCCTTCGACGGGCCGGACCTCGGCGAGATCTGGGGCCTGGACCAGACCGGCGGGAAGCTGGCGGTGGTCTCCGGCTACGGCCTCCTGGTCGAGATCGACCCGGCCGCCGGCACATCGGTGACCACCGACCTCGGCGAGGCGGGCGCGCCCGCCGACGCCCAGGCGGCCATGGGCGTGGCGGCCGGCGGCGGCTACCTCTACCTGGGCGGCAACGGCACCATCGCCCGGCACGGCCTGCGCAACGGCAAGGTGCTCAACCTGCGGGCGCCCGGCGAGGCCAAGGACGCCGAGGTGATCGACGGCGTGCTCTACACCGGCCAGTACGACGCGCAGGGCATCTGGTCCTACGACCCGCGCGGCGACGGGCAGCCGCACCAGGTCGCGGCGTTCGCCTCCGAGCTGAACCGGCCGCTGGACACCTGCTGGGACCGGGACCACCGGCTGCTGCTGGTCGCCGTGCAGAACGACACCGCGGGCGGCGGCGCCCTGTGGACGTACGACCCGCGGACCGGGAAGTCGGCCTGCTTCGTCAACCCGATCGACGGCGTCCAGCACGTCCGGGCGGTGGCCGTCCACCAGGGCGTCGCCTACCTGGGCGGTGACAACGCCGCCAAGACCGGGCCGCGCGGCACCGTGGTCGCCGTCGACCCGCGCACCGGCAAGGAGCAGTGGCGGATCGAGACGCAGCAGACCGGCTCGTCCGGCGGCGTGGCGGCGATGGCGGCGCAGGGCCGCCACCTGTACGTGCTGACCCGGAACGGCAGGTCGTTCGTCATCGACCTGCGCACCCGCAAGCAGCTGTTCACCGCCGACGTGAGCGCGGTCTGCCAGGGCTTCGCCGCCCTGGTGGTGAACCGGGGCGCGGTCTACGGCGTCTCGACCACCACGCTGTTCCGCTTCGACCCGAAGACGTTCGCGGTGAGCACGGTGGTCGCCGGGGTCAACGGCGCCTGGTACAGCGGACCGCACCTGAACGCCCACGGCGGCAAGCTGTACACGCTGCGCGACCACAACCTGATCGAGGTGGACGACCACCGGTAGCCGCAACGGCCCCTCCGGCCTCCATCGGCCCCCGCCCGGTTCCGGCGGGGGCCGATTCCGCTGTCCGCCCCAGGTGTAGACCTTTGATTGATATCTTTTGCTTGTCGAGTGAAGGGGGAGCCATTCACTCGCTACTGAGGGAGGACCAGAGGTGTTGGCTGACGAACGGCGGCAGGCGATCCTGCGCGCGGTGGAGCACCGGGGCGCGATCACCGTGAAGGAACTGGCCACGGAGATGGGGGTCTCCGCCGTCACCCTGCGCCAAGACGTGCGGGAGCTGGCCGACCGGGGGCTGCTGACCCGGGTGCACGGCGGCGCGCGGGCCCTGGCCGGGTCCGAACCGGCCCCCGTCCCGAGCCAGGCCCAAGTCCAGGGCCAGGCCCAGACCCAGACCCAGGGCCAGGTCGCCGCCGCGCCGGGCGGGGCGGAGCACCGCACGCTCGGGCTGGTGGTGCCGCCGGGCGGCTACTACTACGCGGAGGTGATCCGGGGCGTCCAGGACGCGGCCCGGGCCCGCGGCGTGCGGGTGGTGCTGGCCGTCTCCGGGGAGTCGCTGGCCGACCACCGGGAGCAGGTGCGCCGGCTGCTGGCCGGCGGCGTCGACGGCCTGCTGCTGATGCTGCACCCGGGCCTGCGCCCGACGGAGGAGACCGAGCGGTGGCTGGGCGGCATCGAGGTGCCGGCCGTCCTGGTGGAGCGCCGGGCGGGGCCGGGGGCGGGCCGGCTGGAGCAGGTGGCCTCCGACCACGCCTACGGCGCGGCGCTGGCGGTACGCCACCTGGCCGGTCTCGGGCACGACCGGGTGGCCCTGGTCGCCCGGGCCGAGAGCCCCAACACCGCCCTGCTGAGCGCCGGTTGCGCCGAGGCCGTGAAGTCCATGGGGCTGGTTCCGGGGCCGGAGTACCGGATCCCGACCACCGGCGACGCGGCGGCGACCGACGCGCGCTTCGAGGAGGTGGTCGGGGCCGTGGCGGCGGGCGAGTTCCGGGCCGCGCTGGTGCACAACGACATCGACGCGATCACCCTGCTCGGCCTGCTGCGCGCCCGGAACCTGCGCGTGCCCGAGGATCTGGCCATGATCACCTACGACGACGAGGTGGCCGAGCTGAGCGAGATCCCGCTCACCGCGGTGGCTCCCCCCAAGCAGGCGGTGGGCTCGTGGGCCCTGGAACTGGTGCTGCGCCGGCTGGCCGACCCGGCCGCGCCGCTGGCCGAGGTGCTGCTCCGCCCGGAGCTGCGGGTACGGGCCTCCTGCGGGGCCGGCGGGGCCGCCCGGCCGTCCTGAGCCCGGCAGCTCGATGTCGTAATGCTTTCGTTTCTTACGAACGAAAGCATTTGTATTGACGTTCTGTCGTGCGTATCGAATGATGACGGTGACACCCCAGCAAACGATCGGTGGCACCCATGTTTCGTAGACGCCTGACAGTGCTGTCCTGTTCCGTGGCCATCCTCGGCGCCCTCGTCACGGGCTGCGGAAGCGCGGAGAGCGGGAAGGGCGGGACGACCGCAGCCGGCCCGGCGACCGGCGCGGTCACCTTCTGGTCCTTCGTCAAGGGCTCCGACAAGGTCGCCGAGGCCTTCAACCAGACCCACCCGAACATCAAGGTGACCTTCGAGTCGGTGCCCTCCGGCCAGGAGTACTACTCCAAGCTCACCAACGCGGTGAAGGCCGGCACCGTCCCGGACGCCGCAGTGGTCGAGTACCCGCAGCTGCCGGAGTTCGCCGCCCAGGGCGCCCTGGAGCCCCTGGACGGCTCCCTCACCGCCACGGTCAAGAGCGAGTTCCCGGAGCCGGTGCGGCAGTTGGTCGAACTGGGCGGCAAGACCTGGGGCGTCCCCCGGGACGCCGCCCCGCTGATGATGTACTACCGCAACGACTTCTTCACCGCCCACCGGATCGCCGTCCCCAAGACCTGGGACGAGTACCGGACGATGGCCCAGCAGGTGAAGCAGGCCGACCCGAACGCCCGCGGCGGGGTCCTGTTCACCGACAACCCGGGCCTGCTGACCGCCCTCGCCTGGCAGGCCGGGGCGCACTGGTTCGGCATCCAGGGCGACTCCTGGAAGGTCTCGCTCACCGACCCGGCCTCCCGCAAGGTCGCCGACTACTGGGGCGACCTCGCCAAGCAGGACCTCGTCAGCTCGCTGAGCACGCTCGACCCGTTCTGGACCAGCGTCCAGCAGGGCAAGACCGTCGCCTACGTCTGCGCCAGCTGGTGCGCGGGCTCCCTCCAGGCGACCGTCGCCGACCAGGCCGGCAAGTGGTCGGTGGCCCCCGTCCCGACCTGGGACGGCAAGCCGGCCTCCGCGATGTACGGCGGCTCGTCCTTCGTGATCCCCAAGGGCGCCAAGAACAGCGCGGCGGCCGCCGAGTTCATCAAGTGGATCACCACCGACCCCGAGGGCATGAAGGCCTGGGTCTCCTCCGGCACCAGCAGCATGTTCCCCGCCGACCCGAAGCTGGTGCCGGTCGCCAAGGCCGCCTACCCCACCACCTACTTCGGCGGCCAGGACGTGTACGCCGTCGGCGGCGCCTCCTACGACGCGGTCCTGCCCGGCTGGACCTGGGGCCCGGTCATGGGCACCACGAACACCGCGATCGTCGACCAGCTGCCCAAGGTCGCCGGCGGCGCGAGCCTGGCCGACGTCCTGGACGGCGCGCAGCAGGCCACCGTCAAGGACGTCCAGCACCGGGGCATGCAGCTCGCTCCCTAGGGCCCGTCCCCGAGCCCGCGCACCCCTTGGTGGGCCCGCACCCGCCCCGCCGCCACCCGGCGGGGCCACCCGGCGGGCCCTCCCCCGCACCCCCCGAGGAAGCCCGGTATGGCAAGCCCGTCAGCCCGTGCCCAGCGCCGCACCGCCGCGCTGCTGCTGGCACCGTTTCTCGTCCTGTTCAGCGCCGTCACCCTCGCCCCGCTGCTCTACGCGGGCTGGATGAGCCTGTTCACCACCCGCACCTCCGGCCTCGGCTTCGGCGGCGCCCGCCAGGTCTTCGCCGGCCTGGACAACTTCACCGCCGCGCTGTCCGACCCGGCGTTCCGCCACGGGTTCCTGACCATCGCCGTCTACGTCGCGGTCTACATCCCGGTGATGATCGGCGGCGCGCTCGCCCTGGCGCTGCTGCTGGACTCGGGGCTGGCCCGGGCCCGCGCCTTCTTCCAGCTGGCCCTGTTCCTGCCGCACGCGGTGCCCGGGCTGATCGCGGCGCTGATCTGGGTCTACCTGTACACCCCCGGCCTCAGCCCGGTGATCGACCTGCTCGGGAACATCGACTTCCTGTCGGCGGACAACGCGGTCTTCTCCACCGCCAACATCGCGGTCTGGGAGTGGACCGGCTACAACACGGTGATCTTCTACGCCGCGCTCAAGGCGGTGCCCGGCGAGGTGCTGGACGCGGCCCGGATCGACGGCGCGGGCGGCATCCGCACCGCCCTGTCGATCAAGCTGCCGATGATCCGCCCCTCGGTCGCGCTGGCCGTGCTGTTCACGGTGATCGGATCGATCCAGCTGTTCACCGAGCCGAAGGTCATCTACAGCGCCTCCAGCGCGATCGGCAGCAGTTGGACGCCCAACATGTACGTCCAGACCGCCGCCTTCACCCGCAACGACTTCGGCCTGGCGGCGGCCGCCTCGCTGCTCATCGCGCTGTTCGCCGCCGTCCTGTCGTTCCTCGTCACCCGTCTGTCGCGCCACCGGAGCCAGTCGTGACCAAGCCCCTGACCCTCCCGGCCCCGGCCCCCGCCCCCGCCGCGGCCCGGACCGGCCGGAGCGCCCCGGCCCGGCCGCGCCCCTCGGCCCTGCTGTCCAAGGCCGGTGTGACCGCGATGCTGGGCCTGGCCGCCCTCTACACCCTGCTGCCGATGCTCTGGCTGCTGCTGTCCTCCACCAAGAGCCGGCAGGACCTGTTCAGCACGAACGGCTTCGCCCCCGGCAAGCAGTTCGCGCTCTTCGACAACCTCGGCCACCTGTTCGGCACCGACCACGGCATCTACCTGCGCTGGATCGTCAACACGGTGCTGTACGCGGGCGTCGGCGCCCTGCTGGCCACGGTGTTCGCGGTGGCCGCCGGGTACGCCTTCGACAAGCTGGCCTTCCCCGGCAAGGAGAAGCTCTTCGCCTTCGCCCTGCTCGGCGTGATGGTGCCGGGCACCGCGCTGGCGATCCCGCTGTACCTGCTCGCCGCCCGGGTCGGCCTGGTGAACACCTTCTGGGGCGTCTTCCTGCCCGGCCTGGTCTTCCCGTTCGGCGTCTACCTGGCCCGGGTGTTCAGCGCCGCCTACGTCCCCGACGAGGTGCTGGAGGCCGCCCGGATGGACGGGGCCGGCGAGTTCCGGGCGTTCTGCCGGATCGCCTTCCCGATGCTCGCCCCGGCCTTCGTGACCATCTTCCTGTTCCAGTTCACCCAGATCTGGAACTCCTTCTTCCTGCCCCTGGTGATGCTGTCCGACAAGGACCTGTTCCCGGTCAACCTCGGCCTGTACGTCTGGTACTCGTCCGCGCTCTCCCAGGGGCACCCGCAGGACTACCTGCTGGCCGTCGTCGGATCGCTGGTGTCCGTGGCGCCGCTGGTGGTGCTGTTCCTGATGCTCCAGCGGTTCTGGAAGTCCGGCATGACGGCCGGCGCCGTCAAGTAGGCCATCGACGTGAGGATCCCCGTGCCCGCGACCCCGCACCGCCCGCCCGCCGCGCACCGCCCGCGCGCCCTGTTCGCCATGGGGCGCCGACACCGCGACGCGCTCTTCCCGCCGGCCGCCGTCGAGCGGCTCGCCCGCCACGTCGACATCGACCCGCAGCTCGTCGTCGAGGACGCCGGGGGCTTCGACCGGATCGCGGACCTCGCCTCCGTCGAGCTGCTGGTCACCTCCTGGGGCTGCCCCCCGCTGGACGCCGCCGCGCTGGCCCGGATGCCCGCGCTGAAGGCGGTCGTGCACGCCGCCGGGAGCGTCAAGCACCATGTGACGGAGGCCTGTTGGGACCGCGGCCTGCGCGTCTCCACGGCCGCCGCGGCCAACGCCGTCCCGGTCGCCGAGTACACCCTCGCCGCCGTGCTGTTCGCCAACAAGCGCGTCCTGGAGATCGGCGGCCTCTACCGCGAGCACCGGACCGCCCTGGACTGGTCGGCGCACTTCCCCGGCTTCGGCAACTACCGGCGCACCATCGGCATCGTCGGCGCCTCCATGGTCGGGCGCCGGATGCTGGAGCTGCTGCGCGCCTTCGACTTCGACGTCCTGGTGGCCGACCCCCACCTCGACCCGGCCGAGGCCCGCACCCTCGGGGCCCGGCCGGTCGACCTGGACGAGCTGCTCGCGCTCTGCGACGTCGTCTCGCTGCACGCCCCCGCGCTGCCCGAGACCCACCACCTGCTGGACACCCGGCGCCTGGCCCTGATGCGGGACGGCGCGACGCTCGTCAACACCGGGCGGGGCTCGCTGGTCGACACCGCGGCGCTGACCGCCGAACTCCGCTCGGGCCGCCTGCACGCCGTCCTCGACGTCACCGAGCCCGAAGTGCTCCCGGCCGACTCGCCGCTGTACGCGCTGCCCAACGTGCTGCTGACCCCGCACATCGCCGGGTCGCTCGGCGGCGAGCTGCTGCGGATCACCGGGAGCGCCCTGGAGGAGGTCGAACGCTACTGTGCCGGACGGGAGTTCGCCCACCCGGTGAGCCGTGCGGCACTGTCCGTCTCGGCCTGAACGC
The window above is part of the Kitasatospora sp. NA04385 genome. Proteins encoded here:
- a CDS encoding PQQ-binding-like beta-propeller repeat protein; this translates as MTDSLFLSRRRLLQAGGAFGAALAAGSLPAARAAAATPAAGTPAGTPAPGAPTVTDLGPGLVQFSLMSGVLVGDTVYIGSRNLNPSRVIGFHLPTRKVVSRTDLDAGPEPSIQALAADPTGRYLYIGVILKADQGKPNLFRWDLTTPDRPAVPIGRTEDRDIRDLAVAPDGTVYAVGGMPNAAPVLWEYDPATGKVTNLGAPDPNATLARAVAATDTTVFFGAGSILAGGGGASKASLYAYDRAARTFSSVVPKEMEQDPSLRELAVFGDRLLVGTSGGTDPAKFAVMNLADLSDYTLVPTRGKTVKTFAADAERFYFASETGVQVYSKADRTITPLAFDGPDLGEIWGLDQTGGKLAVVSGYGLLVEIDPAAGTSVTTDLGEAGAPADAQAAMGVAAGGGYLYLGGNGTIARHGLRNGKVLNLRAPGEAKDAEVIDGVLYTGQYDAQGIWSYDPRGDGQPHQVAAFASELNRPLDTCWDRDHRLLLVAVQNDTAGGGALWTYDPRTGKSACFVNPIDGVQHVRAVAVHQGVAYLGGDNAAKTGPRGTVVAVDPRTGKEQWRIETQQTGSSGGVAAMAAQGRHLYVLTRNGRSFVIDLRTRKQLFTADVSAVCQGFAALVVNRGAVYGVSTTTLFRFDPKTFAVSTVVAGVNGAWYSGPHLNAHGGKLYTLRDHNLIEVDDHR
- a CDS encoding substrate-binding domain-containing protein → MLADERRQAILRAVEHRGAITVKELATEMGVSAVTLRQDVRELADRGLLTRVHGGARALAGSEPAPVPSQAQVQGQAQTQTQGQVAAAPGGAEHRTLGLVVPPGGYYYAEVIRGVQDAARARGVRVVLAVSGESLADHREQVRRLLAGGVDGLLLMLHPGLRPTEETERWLGGIEVPAVLVERRAGPGAGRLEQVASDHAYGAALAVRHLAGLGHDRVALVARAESPNTALLSAGCAEAVKSMGLVPGPEYRIPTTGDAAATDARFEEVVGAVAAGEFRAALVHNDIDAITLLGLLRARNLRVPEDLAMITYDDEVAELSEIPLTAVAPPKQAVGSWALELVLRRLADPAAPLAEVLLRPELRVRASCGAGGAARPS
- a CDS encoding ABC transporter substrate-binding protein encodes the protein MAILGALVTGCGSAESGKGGTTAAGPATGAVTFWSFVKGSDKVAEAFNQTHPNIKVTFESVPSGQEYYSKLTNAVKAGTVPDAAVVEYPQLPEFAAQGALEPLDGSLTATVKSEFPEPVRQLVELGGKTWGVPRDAAPLMMYYRNDFFTAHRIAVPKTWDEYRTMAQQVKQADPNARGGVLFTDNPGLLTALAWQAGAHWFGIQGDSWKVSLTDPASRKVADYWGDLAKQDLVSSLSTLDPFWTSVQQGKTVAYVCASWCAGSLQATVADQAGKWSVAPVPTWDGKPASAMYGGSSFVIPKGAKNSAAAAEFIKWITTDPEGMKAWVSSGTSSMFPADPKLVPVAKAAYPTTYFGGQDVYAVGGASYDAVLPGWTWGPVMGTTNTAIVDQLPKVAGGASLADVLDGAQQATVKDVQHRGMQLAP
- a CDS encoding carbohydrate ABC transporter permease, which codes for MASPSARAQRRTAALLLAPFLVLFSAVTLAPLLYAGWMSLFTTRTSGLGFGGARQVFAGLDNFTAALSDPAFRHGFLTIAVYVAVYIPVMIGGALALALLLDSGLARARAFFQLALFLPHAVPGLIAALIWVYLYTPGLSPVIDLLGNIDFLSADNAVFSTANIAVWEWTGYNTVIFYAALKAVPGEVLDAARIDGAGGIRTALSIKLPMIRPSVALAVLFTVIGSIQLFTEPKVIYSASSAIGSSWTPNMYVQTAAFTRNDFGLAAAASLLIALFAAVLSFLVTRLSRHRSQS
- a CDS encoding carbohydrate ABC transporter permease; translated protein: MTKPLTLPAPAPAPAAARTGRSAPARPRPSALLSKAGVTAMLGLAALYTLLPMLWLLLSSTKSRQDLFSTNGFAPGKQFALFDNLGHLFGTDHGIYLRWIVNTVLYAGVGALLATVFAVAAGYAFDKLAFPGKEKLFAFALLGVMVPGTALAIPLYLLAARVGLVNTFWGVFLPGLVFPFGVYLARVFSAAYVPDEVLEAARMDGAGEFRAFCRIAFPMLAPAFVTIFLFQFTQIWNSFFLPLVMLSDKDLFPVNLGLYVWYSSALSQGHPQDYLLAVVGSLVSVAPLVVLFLMLQRFWKSGMTAGAVK
- a CDS encoding hydroxyacid dehydrogenase; translation: MGRRHRDALFPPAAVERLARHVDIDPQLVVEDAGGFDRIADLASVELLVTSWGCPPLDAAALARMPALKAVVHAAGSVKHHVTEACWDRGLRVSTAAAANAVPVAEYTLAAVLFANKRVLEIGGLYREHRTALDWSAHFPGFGNYRRTIGIVGASMVGRRMLELLRAFDFDVLVADPHLDPAEARTLGARPVDLDELLALCDVVSLHAPALPETHHLLDTRRLALMRDGATLVNTGRGSLVDTAALTAELRSGRLHAVLDVTEPEVLPADSPLYALPNVLLTPHIAGSLGGELLRITGSALEEVERYCAGREFAHPVSRAALSVSA